The genomic interval GAATTGTACGCCTCCCCGGAAACTTCATTCTGGTCATAAGCGAGCCATTGCTGAACATTTACAACGGTTTTAGTCGTAACATAACAGTCAATCACATAACCGCTGATCGTTGCTACATTCTGATATAAGGTAACGTCCCCGGCAACCTGGCCTGTTGCACTGCCGTTGGGATGTGTAATAACCACGTCGGTGCCACCCAGATGGATCTGCTTGTTGGCATTGTCTAAATAATTATTGGTGACTGTCATTGTAAAGTTTGTTGCTACCGAGCCAAATGAATTAGTAGCGGTGACTGTATAAACTGTGGTTGCCAACGCCTGTGTTGCAATCCCGGAAATGATCCCGGTGCTGCCGTTAAAAGTAAGGCCGGCAGGCAGAGCAGCAAAAACAGACAGGGCATAGTTGGTTACAACACCGGAAACGGTCGGTGACACATATACGTTACTGACATTGGCGAAATAGGACAAAGGTGTCGGATAAGAAAAACCGGACGGAGCCTGCGACCAGGCCATATAATTGACAGACAGCAATAAACTGGATAGTAACAGAAAAATTGATCTTTTACCTGTCACCATCTGTAAAATGAGATAGTGCATGTGGATGTAGATGTTTATTACAAAAAATAAAAACTCAATTTTTGGTTTAGTTTATTTAAAACTACCATACTTAAACTCAAGAGAGTTTAAAGTTACCGGATGTCTTCGGCGTGGCCGAAGCACTTAATTTGTTAAAAACCATTGCAGCAGGACAAATACCTGATCCGTTGAGTGATTGTCCGGATATTGATTTTTGGAGGGATCTAATTTATTCTATAAATATATATTTTTTATAGATTTAATTGGCAATTATAGTTAACAAAAATTCTATTTTTATTAACTATAACTGTATCGCAGACAACGGCTCTCACCAATTTCCAATCAAAAAATATAGCCTGGCATTTAAATTCACTTTCTTAACACTAGCCATAAAACTCCAGGGCTTCCCGCAACTGCCCAACAATCCGTTTCCTTAAATTTCTCGGGCCGAAAATCCTCATCCTTGCACCAAAGCCCAAAATCTCCCTTTCCAATTCAAAGTTCAGGATTACTTTCATGCTGAAAACAATTCCTGCGTCGTCGCTGCTTAGTATTTTTTGTGTTGGGTGCAGGGGTTTGGTAATTACATAAGGTGCATCGGCATGATTCATCCAAAAAATCACTTCAACATCGCGCTGCCCCGGCGATTTCGTTACACCAATTACATCTGAATAATAAGTAGATAGATTTATCATTTCATTTTCACGGTAAACCTCTGTATTGTCATTCGTTAAGGACTGAAACCTGTCAAGAGCCAAAGTCAGAAGCGGTGCATTTTTCTGGTGTGATTGCCCAAGCACAAACCACCGGTTTCTGTACTCTTTTAAAAGATAAGGACTGAAACAGAAAGTATTGGGTTGCCTGGCTTTAAATGATTGATAGGTTATACAGAGCACAGTTTTAGAAACAATCGTTTTGCGGATACCTTCAATAAATTCAAGGCCTTTCAGGTTATCATTTTTCTCAAAATCGACAACCGGTAAACTTTGTGTTTTTTGTGCGTAAATCTTGTCTTCCAGTTTGCTGACCATTTCTGTAAGATCAGTAAAATGACTGAAACCTTTAAATTGTTTCAAAAGACCGGAAACTTCGCCAAGGACTTTTAAATCCTGGTGACTTAGCGGAATGTTGGTAATACTGTAATTTTTATCGGCATAAGTGTAAAACTTTTTGTCAACAACTATGATGGGCGCCTCATAACCCAGTTTATCGCTACGCATCATTTCAATATCCGCCTGTACCGAGCGGCGGCTTACACCTTTGTCAATTCCTTCAAATTCATAAAGAGCATCCGAACAGGCTTCGATAAGATCGTCCAGGGTCCATTTGCGAAACCTGTTTTGAAGACAGTTATCAATAGTCCGGTAACGGATCAGCGCATTGCGGTTTACAGGCATAGGAATTATTTTTTTGAAAAATATCAAAATAAATTGAACTACGCAAAAAGACTGCGCAGTTGGCATATTGCTTTGTTATGTCAAACGAAATAAATGTCATGGAAAAAGAAAAAATCAGTAATGGGGAATTAGGAACGCTCGGCATCAATGATCTTGATCTACTCATCGCTTTTAGCCGGGTTGCCAACGGACTTTTGCAACACGAAGTAATGGACAAGGCAACGATTATGTCAAATCTTGAAGCAGTAATTCAAAATCCAACACCATATGCTTTAAATAAGAATGGCAAATTCAAAAATATAGCGGACAAAATTATCGAACTCCGCAAAGAAGGGAAGTTTATTAAGCAGGCAAGAAGTGTTCAGCAACTGAAAGAAGAAATCATGAATTTTCCCGTTTTCGGATCTGAACTTATAGAAGTTGGCGCGCTGGCGCAAATGAAAACGGCAATTCAGTTACCTATTTCTGTTGCAGGCGCTTTAATGCCGGATGCACATCAGGGCTATGGTTTGCCTATTGGCGGAGTTCTGGCAACCAATGCTGATACGATTATTCCCTATGCCGTCGGTGTGGATATTGCCTGCCGGATGTGTCTGAGCATTTTTGATTTACCCGCTGCAATGGTGGATACAGAAAATAATAAACTGAAAACATTGCTTTTGGCTCATACGCACTTCGGAATGGGCAGCAAAACCAAGACCCATTTTGATACAACATTATTCGATCGTCCTGAATGGGATGCATTTAAAACAATTAAAGTGCTGAAGGATAAAGCTTACGCCCAGCTTGGTACATCGGGAACCGGAAATCATTTTGTAGAATGGGGTGAGCTTACAATCTCTGAAAATGCACTGGAAGGTATACCGGCAGGAAATTATCTTGCTCTACTATCCCACTCAGGTTCAAGGGGTTTTGGTGGTACGATTGCCAATACTTATTCGGGTATTGCGATGCAAAAAACGCAATTACCAAAAGAAGCAAAACAACTGGCCTGGCTGGATATGAATACCGAAGAAGGCCAGGAATACTGGCTGGCCATGAACCTGGCAGGTGATTATGCCTCGGCAAATCATCATGAAATACATAACAAAATTGCCCGTGCTTTAAATATCAATCCGGTAATGCGTATCGAAAATCACCACAATTTTGCCTGGAAGGAAAAGCTGGCTGACGGAACAGATGTAATGGTGCACAGGAAAGGTGCAACGCCTGCTGGTAAGGGAGTTCTGGGCATTATTCCGGGATCAATGAGCACGCCTGGTTTTGTAGTGCGGGGAAAAGGTGAAAAGACTTCCATCAATTCTGCTTCACATGGTGCGGGAAGATTAATGAGCCGGAGCGCAGCTTTAAAGGTCATCAATAAAGCAGAAGCAGCACAAAATCTTCTGGATAAAAATATTACACTCATCGGCTCGGGACTGGACGAAGCACCTATGGTTTATAAGGATATTCACACTGTGATAGCAGCTCAGACTGATCTGGTTGAAGTGCTTGCAAGCTTTCAGCCCAGGATTGTAAGAATGGCTGATCCAAAAGAAAAAGCTGAGGATTAAGGAGTTGTAAGTTTTGAGTTTAAAGTTCAGAGTTTAGAGTTTAGAGTTTAGAGTTTGGAGTTTGGAGTTTAGAATTCTGTTTCCTTGTTCCGGGTTTCTGAATTGACTGAGTATTTAAATAAAGATAAAATTTTTCTTACTACGCAGAAAGACTGCGCAGTGATAGTAGAAATTTGAACAACAAATAAAGAAAAGGAGGTTATTATGAAATTTAATACACCAAAAAGCAATATTACGCAGGTTGTAAATTATGAAGCAGCAAAAGCTTTCGTATTAAATCCTGCCATGCAGTTATATACTGCCGTAGTAACCTGGTCGCTGAACGATTCATTTTACGAAAAAAATGATGACCGTCTGGTAAGAATCAGAACTTTGATTGCTCAGAATGATCCTTTATTTGTTGCAAGATTAGCAGTTTATGCCCGGCACAAAATGTATATGCGGTCGGCACCACTGGTTCTGGTAACCGAACTGGCAAAGATCCATTCAGGTGATAATCTGATAGCAAAACTGACAGAAAAGGTAGTTTCCCGCGCTGATGAAATTACTGAACTTCTGGCTTGCTACCAGTTATTGAATGGGCGTACAGGTTTGAAAAAGCTGAACCGGTTATCAAAACAATTGCAGCGAGGATTATCGGCTTCGTTTAACAATTTTGATGAATACCAGTTTGCTAAATACAACCGCGATTCCGAAATCAAACTACGTGATGCCTTGTTTATAGTTCACCCAGAAGGCAAAAAATGAAGCGCAACAGCTACTGTTTAACAAAATCGCAAACAAGAAACTGGAAACGCCATATACCTGGGAAACGGAATTGTCAGCATTGGGCCAAGATAAGTTTGAAAATGATCTGGAAAAATCAGTAGCTTTTAAAAATAAGTGGGAGGAACTCATTGACAGTAATAAGTTGGGATACATGGCTTTGCTGCGCAATCTTAGAAATATTCTTGAAGCCGGGATATCGTTTGGCCATTTGCAAAAGGTATGTACTGTAATATCCTCTGCCGAAAAAGTAGCCAAGGCAAAACAGTTTCCTTTCCGTTATTTGGCTGCTTACCGGGAATTAATTAATGTAAGTTTTCCGGTGGAATCACAGGGTATTTCCGGTAAGTTGAAAAGATTATTTTCAGGAAATCTGGGTTATGCCGGCGAATTACTTGAAGCTCTCGAAAAAGCCGTGACACAAAGTGCTGCAGCGATTCAGGGTTTTGACCAAAGCACCAGCGTATTAATAGCCTGCGATGTATCCGGTTCTATGCAAACGCCGGTCTCTCCAAAATCAAAAATTCAGCTTTTTGACATTGGGTTGATGTTAGCAATGTTACTGCAATCCCGTTGTAAAAATGTTCGTGTTGGGATGTTTGGAGATAGCTGGAAAACGATTACAGTTCCTAAAAATAATATACTTGCCAACGTACAGGAATTTTACAGACGGGAAGGAGAAGTCGGATATGCTACAAACGGTTTTCTGGTGATCAGGGATTTACTGGACAGGAAAGTGGTTATGGATAAGGTGATGATATTTACCGACTGCCAGTTATGGAAAAGTATTTACGAGACAGAACATATCCATTCTTTGTGGATCCGTTACAAATGTGAAATTGCACCAAAGGCACGTTTATATCTGTTTGACCTGAGAGGATACGGACAATCGCCGTTACGGTTGATTCAGGACGATGTATATCTGCTGGCCGGATGGAGTGACAAAATTTTTTCTGTACTGAATGCGCTTGAAAATGGCAAACAGTCACTGGATGAAATAAATACCATTACAATTTAAAATGCTGGTGGTCAATTGATCACCAGCAACAATAAAAATAAGGATGCCGTAGAAACGGGTTACTTCGCTACCATTGAGGGGGTGGGCATTATGGTAAAAACCAGGATGGAGGTTCGAGTCCTCAAAGCGGTCCCTCCGTCCCGTTTCGCTTTTTGTTCTTTATAAAAAAGAAGAAGGTGTCGTAAATGTGTGTTACTTCGATCTGTCACATCCCTGGCCGCCGGTTCGATTCCGGCTCGCTGCAAAAGCAGCGGTAGCTCAGTTGGTAGAGCAGGACACCGCAAGGTGTATGTCATGCATTGCTTTTAACCCTTCTTTAAAATAGCTGAAAGATGCCGTACTCATGTGTTACTTCTCTGGTAAAACCGTGTAAACGGTACAGGTTCGAATCCTGAAACACACATCTGGCCTTTTGCTCTTTCAGATATTTTGTTTAAGAATGAATCATCAGCTTCAGACTTACAGACCTGCCTCCAGTATTACTTTACTGCCATCTTCACTCACAAAATCCAGGTGTATGTTTTTGTCTTTGATATAACCTATCTGTTTGAAACCCTTGATCATAGTAATCCTCTCTCCGGATTGGGACAATAAAACCTGACTGCCTTCCTGCTGTATATTGCCGGAAACGCTTGCGATTAAGAGGAATTTAGCCCTGTTATTGTTTATGCGCGTCAGCTTTACTCCCATGCTGATATCGTTTTGAGGAAGTTTGACCAGTTTGCCACTTATGTCCGCCTGTGTTGCTTTGTAAGTTCCCGCAATTTGCGCTCCGTAGTCGGTAGCTGTATTCTCAGGCTCATTACAGGAAATTATACCAAACAGTATTAAAGAAAGGATATATTTTTTCATAAAACTGATTTTTTTGACTTACAAGTATAGCTATTTTTAATTTATTCTACAAATTATTGTAGAATAAATTTACTTATTAAATTTATAAAATTTAAATTTTCATAATGAGCCGAATAATAGATCTATTCGGCTCAAAAATTAAATATATTTGAGCCGAATAAATAACTCATTCGGCTCATGACATATAATTGGCAGCAATATGATTGGCCAGATTTTGAATATATTCTTTCAGATGTAGAAGATTTACTGTTAAGCTTTGCAGAAGAAACCGGTCATATCAGCGGTATATTAAAAGCCGCACCGGAAAATGTAAAAGTTGAAACACTGATTGATATTATGGTTTCAGAAGCTATCAAGACCTCTGAAATTGAAGGAGAATTTGTAAGCAGGCAGGATGTAATTTCTTCTATCCATAATAATCTGGGCCTTCACCAGAAAGCTGTCAAAGACAAGCGAGCGCCCGGACTGGCGGAGCTGATGATCGATGTACGTAATTCTTATGCTGATGTTCTTACCGAGCAGAAATTGTTTGAGTGGCACAAAATGATACTGGGGCAAAGTAAGCTGATAAATTCTGGTGTATGGCGAAAAGGGAAGGAACCCATGCAGATAATTTCCGGAGCAATAGGAAAGGAAAAAATTCACTTTGAAGCACCACCATCCGATCAGGTAGAAAAAGAAATGCGCCAATTTATTATCTGGTTTAATGAAACTGCTCCAAACGGTAAAAAAGAGATTAAAAAAGCTCCCGTAAGATCAGCTATCGCACATTTATACTTTGAATCTATTCATCCTTTTGAGGATGGGAACGGCCGCATAGGAAGGGTAATAGCCGAAAAAGCATTATCTCAAACGTTAGGCAGACCTGTTATGCTTAGTTTATCGAGAAAAATTGAAGCAAACAGAAAAGACTATTATCAGACATTAGAAACAGCACAACGCAGTAATAAGATTACCGGCTGGATTAACTACTTTGTTGGAACGATCGTGGATGCCCAGATTGAAACCCAACTGTTTTTAGACTTTATACTTAAAAAATCCTTGTTTTTTGACAGAATAAAAGATAAAATCAATGACCGGCAGTTAAAGGTTATTAATAAAATACTGGAAGCCGGACCAACGGGATTTGAAGGTGGCATGACTGCAAAAAAATACATGAGTATTACTAAAACTTCCAAAGCAACTGCCACAAGGGATTTGCAAAACCTTGTTGAAATTGGCGTATTGATAGCAAAAGGAGGTGGACGAAGTACAACTTATAGTCTTAAAATGAATGAATAGGGAAATGGTGAAAAGGTGAAAGGGGAAAAGGTAAAAAGGTAAAAAGGTAAAAAGGTGAAAGGTGAAAGGGGAAAAGGTGAAAAGGTAAAAAGGTGAAAGGGAGCGATTATCCTCCTTCCTTTACCCTTGTCCCCTTCCCCCTTCCCCCTTCCTCCCTTTCCCCTTCCCCCTTCCCCCTTCTTCCCTTCCCCCTTTTAACAATTTCATAATATTAAGGTAACGCAAGCTTAACCCGCCCGCGAGACCTTTGCGGCTGAATAAAATCAGCATTATGAAAAGAGCAATATTTACAAAAACACTATCCCTGATTCTTACTATTCTTAGCATTGGGACTATTTCCTTTGCACAAAAAGGGTTGATTTCAGGGAACATTATGGATGCACAGAAACTATCCCTTCCTGGTGCTACATTGAAAATTACACCGGGTAATCAATATACAATTTCTGATACGCACGGAAAATTTGAATTCCTAAATGTGCCATCAGGAACTTACAAGCTTGAAGCAACCTATATTGGTTATCAGCCTTTTGCACAGGAAATCGTTGTGCAGGCCGGACAAGTTTTTTCAGTGGAGCTGATTATGCAGGAAGGTGGCCTGAATATAAATGAAGTAGTCATTCTGGGTGATCGCCTGAAAGGACAGGCAAAAGCACTTAGCCAGCAACGCAGCAACGAAAACATCAGTAATATTATTTCCTCTGACCAGGTTGGGCGTTTTCCTGATTCCAATATCGGTGATGCTTTAAAGCGTGTGCCGGGTATTACCATGCAGAATGACCAGGGTGAAGCACGTAACATTATTATTCGCGGCCTGGCCCCTGAACTGAATTCCGTAACCATGAACGGTGATCGTATCCCGTCTGCTGAGGGCGATAACCGCCGTGTACAAATGGACCTGATCCCGTCCGATATGATTGCAACCATTGAAGTCAACAAAACGCTGACACCCGATATGGATGCCGATGCGATTGGCGGTTCGGTCAACCTCGTAACACGCTCTGCTCCTAACGGACAGCGCTTTTCGGGTACACTTTCAGGCGGATTAAATCCAATTCGTGGAAAAGCACTTTATACAGGCGGATTTGTGTATGCCAATCGTTTTGCCAAAAATGTGGTTGGAATGGTACTGAGCGGCTCATATAATAACAATACTTACGGATCGGATGATGTGGAAGCTGCGTGGGCAAAAGATGATTTCGGCAATGTATACGCCACGGAAAACGGTATCCGAAAATATGATGTGCAACGGATAAGAAGAAGCCTGTCAGCTGCTTTTGATTTTAAATTAGGCAAAAACAGCACAATTACTGCCAATGCCATGTATAACTGGCGCGATGACCGTGAAAACCGTTACCGCTTGCAGACAGATAATATTGAACCGATATATGATGATGCCAACAATATCACCGGTTATGAAGGAAGGGTTGGACGCCAGACCAAAGGCGGAATTGACAACGGCCGGAATAATGGTGCACGCCTGGAAGATCAGCGTGTGCAGAATTACTCCATAAAAGGTGACCATTTGCTGAGCCCAAAAGTGGATATGGACTGGAGTATGAGTTATTCCACAGCCAGCGAAGACAGGCCGAATGAACGTTATATTAATTTCCGGGAAAGTGGTAATGCCTTGACCTACAATGATAACAGCCGTTCACCTCTTTTTACACCTGTTGACCTTGATCCGACTTCTTTGGGACTGAACGTGATCAGCGAGAACCACAATTTTACAAAAGAAACCGAATTCGGTGCAAAATTAAATGTAAGATTTCCTTTTTCTGTGGTCTCTGGCCAGAAAGGGCGTTTACGATTGGGAGGACGCCTTCGTTTAAAAACCAAAGACCGCGATAATATTTTCTACGAATATGTGCCTGTTAACGAAGACGATATCAGTAATCTGGGAAGTGCCGTAACGGTAAACTGGAATAGCAATAATTTTCAGGCAGGCTCCCATATTGTTCCGGGATTGTTTGCAAGCAAAAAGTATCTGGGAAACCTGAACCTGACCAATACTTCATTGTTTGAGTCAGAGGCAGTTCCAAGCGAATATCTGGGTGTTAATTATAATGCTAAGGAAAATATTGTTGCCGGTTATGTTCGCTGGGACCAGGATTTTACGGATCAGCTGACCATGATTGTGGGTGCCAGATTGGAAAATACGGCAATCGATTATACAGGAAACGTAATTGAAGATGAAGAAGAACTGACAGGCCAGCGGACTGTAAAAAACAGTTACCTGAATGTGCTTCCAAGTTTATCTTTCAAATATGATGTTACTGAAAATTTCATATTACGTGCTGCGGCTACTTCTGCACTGGCGCGTCCGAATTATTACGCGTTGGCTCCGACTATCAGTATCATTCCTGGTGATAAGGAAATCAGAGCCGGTAATCCTGATTTGAAAGCGACTTATTCCTGGAATTTTGATGTGATGGCTGAAAATTATTTTGAATCTGTAG from Dyadobacter sp. NIV53 carries:
- a CDS encoding putative Ig domain-containing protein produces the protein MHYLILQMVTGKRSIFLLLSSLLLSVNYMAWSQAPSGFSYPTPLSYFANVSNVYVSPTVSGVVTNYALSVFAALPAGLTFNGSTGIISGIATQALATTVYTVTATNSFGSVATNFTMTVTNNYLDNANKQIHLGGTDVVITHPNGSATGQVAGDVTLYQNVATISGYVIDCYVTTKTVVNVQQWLAYDQNEVSGEAYNSNKPDYFSPQVVFGNGGGYINYELQYIFSGTYNSITKSGVNVVLQNVILNTYDLDGNGNPGALQYNEFNGFNTSELGTFPTVAATYNATSNLTKFRSTSINNTANVTAAATRVRVTYLNLSGFSIVVGSEGLGNAFFSLTFPQVLFLRRLPLQVLLWILTQAL
- a CDS encoding YafY family protein, translating into MPVNRNALIRYRTIDNCLQNRFRKWTLDDLIEACSDALYEFEGIDKGVSRRSVQADIEMMRSDKLGYEAPIIVVDKKFYTYADKNYSITNIPLSHQDLKVLGEVSGLLKQFKGFSHFTDLTEMVSKLEDKIYAQKTQSLPVVDFEKNDNLKGLEFIEGIRKTIVSKTVLCITYQSFKARQPNTFCFSPYLLKEYRNRWFVLGQSHQKNAPLLTLALDRFQSLTNDNTEVYRENEMINLSTYYSDVIGVTKSPGQRDVEVIFWMNHADAPYVITKPLHPTQKILSSDDAGIVFSMKVILNFELEREILGFGARMRIFGPRNLRKRIVGQLREALEFYG
- a CDS encoding RtcB family protein, producing the protein MEKEKISNGELGTLGINDLDLLIAFSRVANGLLQHEVMDKATIMSNLEAVIQNPTPYALNKNGKFKNIADKIIELRKEGKFIKQARSVQQLKEEIMNFPVFGSELIEVGALAQMKTAIQLPISVAGALMPDAHQGYGLPIGGVLATNADTIIPYAVGVDIACRMCLSIFDLPAAMVDTENNKLKTLLLAHTHFGMGSKTKTHFDTTLFDRPEWDAFKTIKVLKDKAYAQLGTSGTGNHFVEWGELTISENALEGIPAGNYLALLSHSGSRGFGGTIANTYSGIAMQKTQLPKEAKQLAWLDMNTEEGQEYWLAMNLAGDYASANHHEIHNKIARALNINPVMRIENHHNFAWKEKLADGTDVMVHRKGATPAGKGVLGIIPGSMSTPGFVVRGKGEKTSINSASHGAGRLMSRSAALKVINKAEAAQNLLDKNITLIGSGLDEAPMVYKDIHTVIAAQTDLVEVLASFQPRIVRMADPKEKAED
- a CDS encoding TROVE domain-containing protein, coding for MKFNTPKSNITQVVNYEAAKAFVLNPAMQLYTAVVTWSLNDSFYEKNDDRLVRIRTLIAQNDPLFVARLAVYARHKMYMRSAPLVLVTELAKIHSGDNLIAKLTEKVVSRADEITELLACYQLLNGRTGLKKLNRLSKQLQRGLSASFNNFDEYQFAKYNRDSEIKLRDALFIVHPEGKK
- a CDS encoding TROVE domain-containing protein, whose protein sequence is MGQDKFENDLEKSVAFKNKWEELIDSNKLGYMALLRNLRNILEAGISFGHLQKVCTVISSAEKVAKAKQFPFRYLAAYRELINVSFPVESQGISGKLKRLFSGNLGYAGELLEALEKAVTQSAAAIQGFDQSTSVLIACDVSGSMQTPVSPKSKIQLFDIGLMLAMLLQSRCKNVRVGMFGDSWKTITVPKNNILANVQEFYRREGEVGYATNGFLVIRDLLDRKVVMDKVMIFTDCQLWKSIYETEHIHSLWIRYKCEIAPKARLYLFDLRGYGQSPLRLIQDDVYLLAGWSDKIFSVLNALENGKQSLDEINTITI
- a CDS encoding Fic family protein gives rise to the protein MTYNWQQYDWPDFEYILSDVEDLLLSFAEETGHISGILKAAPENVKVETLIDIMVSEAIKTSEIEGEFVSRQDVISSIHNNLGLHQKAVKDKRAPGLAELMIDVRNSYADVLTEQKLFEWHKMILGQSKLINSGVWRKGKEPMQIISGAIGKEKIHFEAPPSDQVEKEMRQFIIWFNETAPNGKKEIKKAPVRSAIAHLYFESIHPFEDGNGRIGRVIAEKALSQTLGRPVMLSLSRKIEANRKDYYQTLETAQRSNKITGWINYFVGTIVDAQIETQLFLDFILKKSLFFDRIKDKINDRQLKVINKILEAGPTGFEGGMTAKKYMSITKTSKATATRDLQNLVEIGVLIAKGGGRSTTYSLKMNE
- a CDS encoding TonB-dependent receptor translates to MKRAIFTKTLSLILTILSIGTISFAQKGLISGNIMDAQKLSLPGATLKITPGNQYTISDTHGKFEFLNVPSGTYKLEATYIGYQPFAQEIVVQAGQVFSVELIMQEGGLNINEVVILGDRLKGQAKALSQQRSNENISNIISSDQVGRFPDSNIGDALKRVPGITMQNDQGEARNIIIRGLAPELNSVTMNGDRIPSAEGDNRRVQMDLIPSDMIATIEVNKTLTPDMDADAIGGSVNLVTRSAPNGQRFSGTLSGGLNPIRGKALYTGGFVYANRFAKNVVGMVLSGSYNNNTYGSDDVEAAWAKDDFGNVYATENGIRKYDVQRIRRSLSAAFDFKLGKNSTITANAMYNWRDDRENRYRLQTDNIEPIYDDANNITGYEGRVGRQTKGGIDNGRNNGARLEDQRVQNYSIKGDHLLSPKVDMDWSMSYSTASEDRPNERYINFRESGNALTYNDNSRSPLFTPVDLDPTSLGLNVISENHNFTKETEFGAKLNVRFPFSVVSGQKGRLRLGGRLRLKTKDRDNIFYEYVPVNEDDISNLGSAVTVNWNSNNFQAGSHIVPGLFASKKYLGNLNLTNTSLFESEAVPSEYLGVNYNAKENIVAGYVRWDQDFTDQLTMIVGARLENTAIDYTGNVIEDEEELTGQRTVKNSYLNVLPSLSFKYDVTENFILRAAATSALARPNYYALAPTISIIPGDKEIRAGNPDLKATYSWNFDVMAENYFESVGIISGGVFYKKLKNFIYTYRNQQYTSADFAVDFPGADNAVPTGEQWNFFQSRNGENVNVFGFEVAFQRQLDFLPGFMKNFGIYTNYTFTKSYANGIYNEDGDARTNVTLPGTAPHMFNASLSWEDKRFSARVSANYTAAYLDALGGSDFDDIYYDKQFFLDANAAYKITKNFRIFAEANNLTNQPLRYYQSVSSRTVQAEYYRPRYNLGIKFDLTK